In Leucoraja erinacea ecotype New England chromosome 15, Leri_hhj_1, whole genome shotgun sequence, the following proteins share a genomic window:
- the LOC129703867 gene encoding probable G-protein coupled receptor 139, whose product MHAPPTGLPYAIYYTVLAVVAIPANLVAIVILSRGRCGLSRCITRYLVSMAVTDLFVIITAVIINRLSGMYFPGSFLSITPVCSVSNVLTFAARVSSVWLTVSFTFDRFVAICCQNFKAKYCTERTAAVVIGTICTLGCLTNIPFYFIHEPIYVVDNVPWYCRIKDIRYTSPVWTAFDWFDSILTPWLPFLLILLLNALTVRYILTASRARKRLRAQGNGEIQSDPQMESRKKSIVLLFTISGSFILLWMTYVIQFLRVRIVNDYNFRSFNDPRFILQETGNMLQLLSSCTNTFIYAAIQRKFREELKKAVQCQFNFVSKLFTSRK is encoded by the coding sequence CTAATTTAGTGgcaattgtgatcctgtcccgaggAAGGTGCGGCCTCTCCCGGTGTATCACTCGTTACCTGGTCTCCATGGCGGTGACTGATCTTTTCGTCATTATCACCGCTGTGATAATCAACCGACTCAGTGGGATGTATTTCCCGGGCAGTTTCCTCTCGATCACTCCTGTGTGTAGTGTCAGCAACGTGCTAACCTTTGCGGCCAGGGTCAGCTCTGTCTGGTTAACTGTCAGcttcacctttgatcgatttgtAGCTATTTGCTGCCAGAACTTTAAAGCGAAGTATTGCACCGAACGGACGGCGGCAGTGGTTATAGGGACCATCTGTACACTGGGCTGTTTGACCAACATCCCATTTTACTTCATACACGAGCCGATCTATGTGGTCGACAATGTCCCATGGTATTGCAGAATTAAGGACATCCGATACACCTCACCCGTGTGGACAGCATTTGACTGGTTCGATAGTATTTTGACCCCCTGGCTCCCATTCCTCCTGATTTTGCTGCTCAATGCTCTAACGGTCAGATACATTCTGACGGCCAGTAGAGCTCGCAAGAGACTGCGGGCGCAGGGCAACGGAGAGATTCAGAGTGACCCACAAATGGAGAGCAGGAAGAAGTCCATCGTTTTGCTGTTTACCATCTCGGGGAGTTTCATCCTGCTGTGGATGACGTATGTCATACAGTTTTTGCGCGTGCGCATTGTCAATGACTACAACTTCCGAAGTTTCAATGACCCCCGCTTTATTCTCCAGGAAACCGGGAACATGCTGCAGCTTCTGAGCTCTTGCACCAACACGTTTATCTATGCAGCGATTCAAAGGAAATTCAGAGAGGAGTTAAAGAAAGCGGTCCAGTGTCAATTCAATTTTGTTTCTAAGTTGTTTACTTCACGAAAGTAA